Genomic window (Cygnus olor isolate bCygOlo1 chromosome 18, bCygOlo1.pri.v2, whole genome shotgun sequence):
ccttccttcctcccccatcCGTTCCGCCGCGCACTCTTCACACCTCCGGAACCTATTTTGGGGCCGCCTGATGAATCCCAGGTGCCTCGGGGAAGCGGCGGCGATCCGagggagcagggacaggcagggagcagcggaACAAAGCAGCAAATGAGCCTGAGCCCCAGATTCCCACTGCCCGTGGAGTGGCGAGGGGGGACGAGGATCCCACCTGGTCCTGGGGGGAGGTAGGGATGGGTGGGGAAGGGGTGCGTGGTGCCTGGgggcagctgcctgctttgTTTGCCACAGCTGTGTTTCATTGGGGTTGATTGATCCCACGGAAAAGGGGGGTCCCCAGGTGCTcaggggccaggctgggtgctTGGGGGCTGCCCTTGTGCAGCTGGAACTGGTTCCTGGCAGGGCTGTGAGTTTAGCACTGGGAACTCTGGGCTGAGACCTTGCTGGGGATCTCTGGTGAGAtctttggggctgggggcatcCTGGGCAGGCTCTTGGGGTgggggagctggaaggaagcccCTGGGCTCACAGCGGGACTGGGGTAGGGAGAGGCTGGCTGagcttttggttttggaaaCTTGTGTCTCGCTTTCTGAGCCAGGAAGTGGTGCTCTGATGTCTGGGGGGTGGATGCGGCGTCTGGCACGGCTGGGCTGAAGCCTCTGGGTATGATGATAAAGGTATGGATATGATGATAAAGAACTCAGCCGTGCCTCTGCTTTGTTGGTGAATATCCAGCTGGGATGCCCTCGTAGCAGATAGGGGAGGTCTGGGAGCAAGGTGTTACCCTCCTGATTTACCCTGCTGAATTCCCCTGGGAGCTCAATGAGAAGCCTGTGCCAAACTCGGTGGGGTCACTCCCAGCACCTCcacctttccattttctgcttcGTCTCCTCACTGCACTTCGTGTCTGTCCTCTCTCTCTGAAGGTTTTTTGTCAACTTCCCGTCGGCCAAGCAGTACTTCAGCCAGTTCAAGCACATGGATGACACGCTGGAGATGGAGAGGAGCTTGCAGCTGCGTAAGCACGCCCAGCGGGTCATGGGGGCCATTAACACCGTGGTGGAGAACCTCAACGACCCGGAGAAGGTCTCCTCTGTCCTGGCCCTGGTGGGCAAGGCCCACGCCCTCAAGCACAAAGTGGAGCCCATCTACTTTAAGGTAAAGGATGGGAGCAAAAATATCTCGGGGGATGTTTTTGGAattggggagggggagcggTGGCGTGGAGGTGTTGCTTGTCCTCGTCCCGAGGCTGGAAGTTTGTGGGGTGCTCCCCACGTGGCTGTGCTTTCCCACCGAGATGCTGTCCTGTGCAGAGTACTGTTCCCAAATGCAGACGCTGATGGAGCACTGGGGTTTCAAGGACCTCTCCCCACCCACCGGTGTCCCGCAACCCCTTCCCACGTGGTCGTGGCTGTATGTCTGTCCCCTTGTCATGTTTTCTAGAAATCAAGCATGGTGGAGGCACTTAAAACACAAGAGGTGCCAAAATTAGGGGGATGCTTGAGAACACAAGCAGTGTCCCTTGTCCCATGCAGGCAGGGTACCTGCCCCGTCCCTTATCCCAGGGTGTTGAGACCCGACATCCTGCATCCACCCCGCAGAGGGCTGTCCTTCCCAGAACTCACCCACAGTGCTGAAtttcctcagggaaaaaaaagctgatttcagtattttgcacTGCCTGAAAAGTTCATTAaccccttgcccccccccccccagaaacTCACTGGTGTCCTGCTGGAGGTCATCTCCGAGGCGTACGGCAACGACTTCACCCCGGAGGCGCACGGTGCCTGGACCAAGATGCGGACCCTCATCTACACCCACGTCACGGCGGCATACAAGGAGGTGGGCTGGGCGCCGTACCCCAACGCCACCCTGTGAGGGACAGCGGGCACGGGCGAGGCGCGGGGAGGGGGTCGCTCACGCCAGGACCCCGCTCTGGTCTCTTCTCAAAGATCTTTCGCTCGGTCTGGGGAGCCCAGCGGGGCCGGCTCCGGGAGATGCCAAGTCATAATTTGATCTCTatagggtttaaaaaaaataataaatcacaaCGACAAGCCAAAAAGAACCACGAAGGGTGCGGGTGGGTCGGGGTGAAGCAGGGGGGTGCGTTGGTTGTGGGCTCCATCCTCCCATCCCAGCCCATCCATCACCGAATCCTGCGCTCACCACTGCTGCCACCGCGTCCCTCGGGCGAGCTGTGCCGAAAGGCAGCAACACGCAGCTCACCGGTGGGTGAAACCACCCTCGCTGTCCATGCAAAGCCCCTCGGGGAAACCCAGCTCCTTGCTTTTTTGGGATCCCTGGCTGCCCTCCCCACcactgtgctttgctttgcctgCACCGCTCCCCGCAGCCTCGcagggctgccccgtgccctcTGCATCCCCAGGCCAGTGCTTGTTGCCCTCCTCACCCGCAGCTCTTGGCTGCCTGTTGCAGAccatcccagggctgcagggagcaaggGGACGGATGGATGTGCCACTTGGCCCCgttgggagagagaaaagggataGATGGGGCGCCTCTGGGCGGGTGCATGAGCCCACCcgcctccctgcagctcccacggGGTCGATGCTGATGGCAGGGATGTGCGTGAGGATGGGTTCAGGTGGCACGTGTTGTGCCTTGGCCGTTGCCCACAGCCCTGGTGGCTCGTGTGCATATGTCTGTCTGTCCGGCAGGAACGTGGGGCGAGAAGGGGAATTTGGGGAATTGAGGGAGGGGAAAGATGAagtggctgcagcagtggggaTTCCTGGGGGTGAAGGAAGGTCCCTGCCCTGTTAAAATCAAAGCTTTTATGTAATGAATACTCCTGCCCTCTTGGTGAGACTGGGCTCCTCCAGATGAAGTGCCTGGTAGAAATCTGTCCATGCAGGAGGACCTCGTGGGCCCAGCAGTGCTCCCACCCATCGCAGCAGAAGGCTCCCCATGGGGCAGCCCCGTTACCTCCTGCACACGTGTTAGCTTTATAGAGTGCTTGGGGACCGGCTGGTGGGAGTTTGGGGTTGGAGCATCGTATTTAGCTAGGAAGCTTTGGCATCCTTGCCACCTGGTACTGCCCAAACTGTCCCTTACATTTAAAGGCAATGTCACCTATCTAAGTTTGTGTGGGTTAGCAGCCAGGAATTCCTGGTCTGCTCACCCACAGCTGGctcctctcttcttttaaacacccccagggaatCCTCTTTGCTTGTGTTGTTCAGGGTGTTTTGCTGCCTAAATGGTGACATGCCCTGGCCTTTCCCCTAACAAGCTGGACACGatctggagaggtccctggGGCTCCTGTGCCTGCCAGCCCTGTGTGCCTGTTCCTACAGATGTTTTGGGggtttccccttcctcccttctctggCTGTAACAGGGCTTAGCCCTGGGTAGGTGGGAGCCCACACAGAGGGGCAAACACCAGCTCTGGAGGCTTTCTCGCATCCTCTGAGCTTGGTTATGTGCAGCCTGGAGTTTGTCCTATTGCCCCCTGGCTTTAGGCAAAGGGGAATTTGGGGAGGACCCAGAGCCCCTTGGTTGTGCTCCCGCACCTTCCTGGCTCGCAGCC
Coding sequences:
- the CYGB gene encoding cytoglobin encodes the protein MEKVQGEMEIERWERSEEISEAEKKVIQETWSRVYANCEDVGVSVLIRFFVNFPSAKQYFSQFKHMDDTLEMERSLQLRKHAQRVMGAINTVVENLNDPEKVSSVLALVGKAHALKHKVEPIYFKKLTGVLLEVISEAYGNDFTPEAHGAWTKMRTLIYTHVTAAYKEVGWAPYPNATL